The Sylvia atricapilla isolate bSylAtr1 chromosome 10, bSylAtr1.pri, whole genome shotgun sequence genome contains a region encoding:
- the IGSF10 gene encoding immunoglobulin superfamily member 10 isoform X2, protein MGAPRCPRPRWLGTLLAACLAALPAIGACPRPCACHGSAELHCTFRYFSAVPPRIPPDVQRINLGYNSLRKLSPTDFAGLEKLELLMLHSNEISVIPGKVFSDLHSLQVLKMSYNKVRRLQQDVFYGLNSLVRLHMDHNQIEFVNPNVFYGLTSLRLVHLDGNLLQQLHPDTFVTLRYSQIFRISFLKQISLSDNALTSLPQEMFSYMSELESIYLHGNPWSCDCSLQGFAQWAQERPDVIKCRKERSSSVQQCPVCASPKNHSGKSLVDLPSASFTCSKPVIHDSLKSRDLMVPEDGDFSFVSPSDLIAPIGSVVLNMTDQAGNRGNLVCDVQKPKEMSPVSFDKDGPSTVLKASFSTVLVCGIDSGHIQQLWRILALYSSSPLKLQQTEQTSHVPWVSHRYQQVSEQDELFTGVEAELRAEPAWLGQSRLSLQLDRTATTLSALHLRYSCHGRVAVPGGDGAQDGHGWASIARASSGPTEHTVLPGGSVELGCRAAGEPAPAVRWVLPDGSEVRAPHISPDGRLLVLPAGPLTLRAADVFDSGLYHCIGTNRRDADVLTFRITVLEPLAERSGVNRAPVAAAPGSTLHLPCTATAAPEPAVTWVLPQLTVLRQSAGNKHLFANGTLRIQGLTEKDVGYFRCVAANRYGVDLLVFQVLMRQEESAPKKQHGALGEWEEGSGDELLRSAAAQRHPWVAPATPTADRESPGPAASSQGTQSSRHRNSHGKLPQRPYRDRGARRLRGHRRQFVSSGRRADPQRWAALLEKTKRNLTVTDKRGGVATEPPIQVRKLPEVPEDEEETSGDLVSPEEEFMIPATERSPVPALGRATELRITAGPEETTNPSPAWSTSVLPTEPLTPLPSPPPHAVAPASKRPQTPPAPTEPWERSDSSQISANGVKQSTASSGTSTLFPAGQKSIYSGESNDQHLKPGSMTPTTEAPVTSKAVTPQNSADKLHVFPEPVENVSTKTDHQLPVATNAPSSEFGLNYFHSTQKGGTPTPPPASTLPTHQQIRVIQDVPTHPAQLQQHHGRRRKISGRRQVVRPGHFPSMKEHRYNFGRPGSARGSTAVATGVQLNRNHVSNVPTSNNLSSSINPFSPEAPQSSPSTRNMPLEHPVGTHQTTALLREEEKKRSARQKAAPTVTPVPAKDTATTAASGLGVVGLEPTVALVNTPQTVTRVTKSKMLRVGGRRGQRRKRPPKTPAPQRVAAAPTLTPPAVPPSLAPAKPLPESTSTESRTKAAALGIPDSPEAAEHSPRAATQTSATPGTWRSTQSATSPPGSVTAQSPTALQTTPVTQGSTQLATSAAAAPAQTPTMGPQTSPWPDEPPGATRARPAAVSATPGPGPAQPIPATAKAAENPCLQLGERAVREKQTAQPTLPARAVPSAPDREVSAWHPSPGPAPAPALPTATPRAPSPPRGHGQPQPRPPQATERGSTLQPPPVPAPWGRGKDSSGSAWSERRQDQGTTTVPSAVTSASASRNHFSKPRIAGGKLAAFTVLANSDAFIPCEATGNPPPTIQWTKILSGGDVAGRGGGGGWAVLPNGTLAIRRAGPQHGGQYLCTAASPLGTARLLVTLAVLAEPPRISGGRALTALSGATAALPCRARGSPAPGVSWLLPDGSRLSPGRPAGSGRAAVRPDGTLLLRAVSVYDRGVYTCVAENAAGARSLPVRLQVVAAPPAVLQDKRQSVAALAGDSLELPCTVRGKPEPSVHWVLPDGTAVRPLQTVHPRVLVFPNGTLLLGGAAPSDSGSYECIATSSTGSDRRVVSLTVRGGDTLPKIASASQELTRLNFGERLLLNCTASGEPKPRIIWRLPSKAVVDQWHRMGSRIHVYPNGSLAIEAVTEKDAGDYLCVARNRIGDDLILMKVSITMKPAKIDHKQQFKKLVPYGKDFRVDCKASGSPTPEISWGLPDGTVVNNAMLADDSGHRARGYVLFHNGTLHLNKAGVAEGGDYTCYAQNTLGRDEMKVHVTVVVAAPQIKHNYRTHVTVTAGGTVLLDCEAAGEPRAQISWLLPSRKVISSSSGRLSLHANGSLSIGHASPLDAGQYLCLARNPGGDDSKLYQLDVAAKPPTINGVHRDKTIRKVMAVRHSKKHIDCRAEGTPPPQIMWIMPDNILLTAPYYGSRIAVHKNGTLEIRNIRPSDTGDFICVARNDGGESVLVVQLEVTEMLRRPMFKNPFNEKIIAKPGKSITLNCSVDGNPPPDISWMLPNGTWLPSSIRTPQLFTGDNGTLTIPSPEEQHAGRYRCAARNQVGYIEKLLLLEVAQKPSILTRPAGLVKAVGGEPLSLHCAAEGSPRPRVEWTLPGGRLLERPQLSGRFVLLENGTLLIRAASAQDTGSYLCRAHNEAGESSAAVAVAVTAFAPRVVGRPPAAVHTAPGAAVQLHCVALGIPKADISWELPDGSVLSAAHRGRGSGAELLHPTGTLLLQNPRAASSGVYKCTARNALGADTAVTRLHVL, encoded by the exons ATGGgggccccgcgctgcccccggccccgctggcTGGGGACCCTCCTGGCCGCCTGCCTGGCCGCCCTGCCGGCCATCGGCGCCTGTCCCCGGCCCTGCGCCTGCCACGGCTCCGCCGAGCTCCACTGCACCTTCCGCTACTTCAGCGCCGTGCCGCCGCGCATCCCGCCCGACGTGCAGCGCATCAACCTGGG CTACAACAGCCTGAGAAAACTGAGCCCCACGGACTTTGCTGGCCTGGAGAAACTGGAGTTACTGATGCTGCACAGCAATGAGATCAGTGTGATCCCTGGGAAGGTGTTCAGTGATTTACATTCACTACAG GTCTTAAAAATGAGTTACAACAAGGTCAGAAGGCTTCAGCAGGATGTATTCTATGGCCTGAACAGCTTGGTACGGCTGCATATGGACCACAATCAAATCGAATTTGTGAATCCCAATGTTTTCTATGGACTCACTTCCTTGAGGTTGGTCCACCTGGATGGAAATTTACTTCAGCAGCTGCATCCAGACACTTTTGTCACCCTGCGCTATAGTCAGATATTCAGAATATCCTTCCTGAAGCAAATCTCTCTGTCTGACAACGCACTGACTTCACTTCCACAAGAAATGTTTTCCTACATGTCGGAGCTGGAGAGCATTTACCTCCATGGAAACCCCTGGTCCTGTGactgcagcctgcagggcttTGCACAGTGGGCACAGGAGAGACCAG aTGTTATAAAGtgcagaaaagagagaagttcCAGTGTCCAGCAATGCCCAGTCTGTGCTAGTCCCAAAAATCACAGTGGGAAAAGTTTGGTGGATCTTCCTTCTGCATCTTTCACCTGCTCTAAGCCAGTCATCCATGACTCCCTGAAATCCAGAGACCTCATGGTGCCGGAAGATGGGGATTTCAGTTTTGTGTCTCCCAGTGACTTGATAGCTCCGATAGGATCGGTGGTTTTGAATATGACTGACCAAGCAGGAAATCGAGGCAACTTGGTTTGCGACGTCCAGAAACCTAAAGAAATGTCTCCCGTCTCATTCGACAAGGACGGCCCCAGCACAGTGCTCAAAGCCTCCTTCTCGACAGTCCTGGTGTGTGGTATCGATTCTGGAcacatccagcagctctggagaatCCTGGCACTGTACAGCAGCTCTCCTTTGAAACTGCAGCAAACGGAGCAGACAAGCCACGTGCCTTGGGTTAGTCACCGATACCAGCAGGTcagtgagcaggatgagctTTTCACGGGCGTGGAGGCCGAGCTGCGGGCCGAGCCGgcctggctggggcagagcaggctgtccctgcagctggacaggaCGGCCACCACGCTCAGCGCGCTGCACCTGCGCTACTCCTGCCACGGGCGCGTGGCCGTGCCCGGCGGTGACGGGGCGCAGGACGGGCACGGCTGGGCCAGCATCGCCAGGGCCAGCAGCGGCCCCACGGAGCACACCGTGCTGCCCGGCGGCTCCGTGGAGCTGGGCTGCCGGGCGGCCGGGGAGCCGGCCCCCGCCGTGCGCTGGGTGCTCCCCGACGGCTCCGAGGTGCGGGCTCCTCACATCAGCCCCGACGGGCGGCTGCTGGTCCTGCCGGCCGGGCCTCTGACCCTCAGGGCGGCCGACGTCTTCGACTCGGGGCTCTACCACTGCATCGGCACCAACCGCCGCGACGCCGACGTGCTCACCTTCCGAATCACCGTGCTGGAGCCTCTGGCGGAGCGCAGCGGGGTGAACCGAGCCCCGGTGGCCGCAGCCCCGGGCAGCACCCTGCACCTCCCCTGCACCGCCACGGCCGCCCCGGAGCCTGCCGTCACCTGGGTGCTACCCCAGCTCACGGTTCTCCGCCAGTCTGCGGGGAATAAGCATCTGTTCGCCAACGGCACCTTGAGAATCCAGGGGCTGACCGAGAAAGACGTGGGCTACTTCCGATGTGTCGCGGCCAACAGGTACGGGGTGGATCTTTTGGTTTTCCAGGTGCTGATGAGACAGGAGGAAAGCGCTCCGAAGAAGCAGCACGGAGCTCTGGGGGAGTGGGAAGAGGGCTCTGGAGACGAGCTGCTGCGCTCTGCCGCAGCACAGAGACATCCCTGGGTCGCTCCAGCCACCCCGACAGCTGACAGGGAGTCTCCtgggccagcagccagcagccagggcacacAGAGCTCACGGCACAGGAACAGCCACGGGAAACTGCCTCAGCGGCCCTACAGAGACAGAGGAGCCCGGCGGCTCCGGGGACACAGGAGACAGTTTGTTTCCTCAGGCAGGAGAGCTGATCCACAGCGCTGGGCGGCCCtgctggagaaaacaaagaggaaCTTGACAGTGACAGACAAACGAGGAGGAGTTGCAACAGAACCACCCATTCAAGTCCGTAAGCTCCCAGAGGTACCCGAGGATGAGGAGGAGACATCTGGTGATCTCGTATCTCCAGAAGAGGAATTCATGATACCAGCAACAGAGAGATCCCCAGTACCTGCTCTAGGGAGAGCAACAGAACTCAGGATCACTGCAGGTCCCGAGGAGACCAcgaatcccagccctgcctggagcacctccgTCCTGCCCACAGAGCCATTAACTCCCCTGCCCTCACCTCCTCCACACGCTGTGGCACCTGCCAGCAAAAGGCCACAAACACCTCCAGCACCTACAGAGCCATGGGAAAGATCTGATTCGAGTCAAATATCAGCAAATGGGGTAAAACAATCAACTGCATCAAGTGGAACATCCACACTCTTCCCTGCTGGGCAAAAGTCCATATATTCTGGGGAAAGTAATGACCAGCATCTAAAACCTGGATCCATGACACCCACGACAGAAGCTCCAGTCACCAGCAAGGCTGTAACTCCCCAAAACTCAGCAGACAAGTTACATGTTTTTCCTGAGCCTGTTGAGAATGTTTCCACCAAAACAGATCACCAGCTCCCTGTGGCGACCAATGCACCAAGCTCTGAATTTGGCCTCAATTATTTTCACAGTACTCAGAAAGGAGGAACTCCTACCCCACCACCGGCCTCAACTTTGCCTACTCATCAGCAAATTCGGGTAATCCAGGACGTTCCAActcacccagcccagctccagcagcaccacggAAGACGAAGGAAGATTTCTGGTCGGAGACAAGTTGTTAGACCAGGACACTTCCCAAGTATGAAAGAGCACAGATACAATTTTGGGAGGCCAGGGTCTGCCAGAGGAAGTACGGCTGTGGCTACAGGTGTTCAACTGAATAGGAACCATGTATCAAATGTACCAACCTCAAATAACTTAAGCAGCTCCATCAATCCCTTTAGCCCAGAAGCACCCCAGTCTTCCCCCTCCACCAGGAATATGCCACTGGAGCACCCCGTGGGTACCCACCAAACCACAGCACTCctcagggaagaggaaaagaaacgTAGTGCAAGGCAAAAAGCTGCTCCCACAGTCACGCCTGTCCCTGCAAAGGacactgccaccactgcagcCAGTGGGTTGGGTGTCGTGGGTTTGGAGCCAACAGTTGCACTCGTTAATACTCCTCAAACTGTCACCAGAGTCACCAAAAGTAAAATGCTCAGAGTGGGGGGAAGGAGAGgtcagaggaggaagaggcctCCTAAAACACCTGCCCCACAGCGtgtggctgcagccccca CTCTCACACCACCAGCTGTGCCTCCAAGCCTTGCACCTGCAAAACCTCTCCCTGAGAGCACCAGCACAGAGTCCAGGACCAAAGCAGCAGCGCTGGGGATCCCTGACAGCCCCGaggcagctgagcacagccccagggcagccacGCAGACATCAGCCACCCCGGGCACCTGGAGGAGCACCCAGTCAGCAACGTCCCCGCCTGGCAGTGTGACTGCCCAGAGCCCCACGGCACTCCAAACCACACCAGTGACACAGGGGAGCACCCAGCTGGCCAcgtcagcagctgctgctcctgcccagacCCCCACCATGGGCCCCCAAACCTCACCATGGCCAGACGAGCCCCCTGGTGCCACACGTGCCCGCCCTGCTGCAGTCAGTGCCACGCCAGGGCCAGGACCTgctcagcccatcccagccactgccaAGGCGGCGGAGAATCCCTGCCTGCAACTGGGGGAGAGAGCTGTCCGGGAAAAGCAGACAGCACAGCCCACCCTGCCAGCCAGAGCCGTGCCAAGTGCTCCTGATAGAGAGGTCAGTGCCTGGCAtccctcccctgggccagccccggccccagccctgcccacagccacccccagagccccctcGCCCCCGCGGGGGCatggccagccccagcccaggcctCCCCAGGCCACTGAGAGGGGGAGCACACTGCAGCCACCACCGGTCCCAGCTCCGTGGGGAAGGGGCAAGgacagctctggcagtgcctggTCTGAAAGGAGACAAGATCAAGGCACCACCACCGTCCCCAGTGCCGTCACCTCAGCTTCTGCAAGCAGAAACCATTTCTCAAAGCCCAGAATCGCTGGAGGGAAACTGGCTGCTTTTACTGTGCTGGCGAATTCAGATGCTTTTATTCCTTGTGAAGCTACTGGGAACCCCCCTCCAACAATACAGTGGACCAAGATACTGTCAG GTGGCGATGtcgcggggcgcggcggcggcggcggctgggCCGTGCTGCCCAACGGGACTCTGGCCATCCGGCGGGCGGGCCCGCAGCACGGCGGGCAGTACCTGTGCACGGCGGCCAGCCCGCTGGGCACCGCCCGGCTCCTGGTGACGCTGGCCGTGCTGGCCGAGCCGCCCCGCATCTCTGGCGGCCGGGCGCTGACCGCGCTCTCCGGGGCCACGGCCGCGCTGCCGTGCCGagcccggggcagccccgcGCCCGGCGTGTCCTGGCTCCTGCCCGACGGCAGCCGCCTGTCCCCGGGCCGGCCCGCGGGCAGCGGCAGGGCGGCCGTGCGGCCCGACGGCACGCTGCTTCTGCGGGCCGTGTCCGTGTACGACCGCGGCGTCTACACGTGCGTGGCCGAGAACGCGGCGGGCGCCCGCTCGCTGCCCGTCAGGCTGCAGGTGGtggccgccccgcccgccgtCCTGCAGGACAAGAGACAGAGCGTGGCGGCGCTGGCCGGGGACAGCCTGGAGCTGCCGTGCACCGTGCGAGGGAAGCCCGAGCCCAGCGTGCACTGGGTGCTCCCGGACGGCACGGCGGTGAGACCCCTGCAGACCGTGCACCCCAGGGTGCTCGTGTTCCCCAACGGGACCCTGCTCCTGGGCGGGGCGGCCCCCTCCGACAGCGGCAGCTACGAGTGCATCGCCACCAGCTCCACGGGCTCCGACAGGAGGGTGGTCAGCCTCACCGTGCGGGGCGGAGACACCCTGCCCAAAATAGCCAGCGCCTCTCAGGAGCTCACCCGCCTGAATTTCGGGGAGAGGCTGCTTCTGAACTGTACAGCAAGTGGGGAGCCCAAGCCCAGGATAATCTGGAGGCTGCCCTCCAAGGCTGTTGTGGACCAGTGGCACAG AATGGGAAGTCGGATCCACGTCTACCCCAATGGCTCCCTGGCCATTGAGGCAGTCACAGAAAAGGACGCAGGTGATTATCTGTGCGTCGCCAGGAACAGAATCGGGGATGATCTGATACTGATGAAAGTCAGCATCACAATGAAACCAGCCAAGATTGACCACAAACAGCAGTTCAAGAAACTGGTGCCCTATGGGAAGGATTTCAGGGTGGACTGCAAGGCCTCAGGGTCCCCCACACCAGAGATATCCTGGGGCCTGCCCGACGGGACCGTGGTGAACAACGCCATGCTGGCGGACGACAGCGGGCACAGGGCTCGCGGGTACGTCCTCTTCCACAACGGCACCCTGCACCTCAACAAAGCTGGCGTGGCAGAAGGAGGAGATTACACCTGCTATGCCCAGAACACCCTGGGGAGGGATGAGATGAAGGTCCACGTCACGGTCGTTGTGGCAGCCCCCCAGATAAAGCACAATTACAGGACACACGTTACCGTCACAGCTGGAGGCACGGTCCTGCTGGACTGTGAGGCTGCTGGAGAGCCCAGGGCACAGatctcctggctgctgccctcCAGGAAGGTGATCTCCTCGTCCTCAGGCCGCCTGTCCCTGCACGCCAACGGCTCGCTGTCCATCGGCCACGCCAGCCCTCTGGACGCCGGGCAGTACCTGTGCCTGGCCCGGAACCCTGGCGGGGACGACTCCAAACTGTACCAGCTGGACGTGGCTGCCAAGCCCCCCACCATCAATGGCGTACACAGGGACAAAACCATCCGGAAGGTGATGGCGGTGAGGCACTCGAAGAAACACATCGACTGCCGGGCAGAGGGGACACCTCCTCCTCAGATTATGTGGATCATGCCTGATAACATTCTCCTAACAGCCCCGTACTACGGCAGCAGGATAGCGGTGCACAAAAACGGGACACTCGAGATTCGGAACATCAGGCCCTCTGACACGGGGGATTTTATCTGTGTGGCACGTAACGATGGGGGAGAGTCCGTGCTGGTGGTGCAGCTGGAGGTCACGGAGATGCTGCGGAGACCGATGTTCAAAAACCctttcaatgaaaaaataatagcaaaacCCGGGAAAAGTATCACCCTGAACTGTTCGGTGGATGGAAACCCTCCCCCGGATATAAGCTGGATGCTGCCCAACGGCACGTGGCTCCCCAGCAGCATCAGGACGCCGCAGTTGTTCACAGGAGACAACGGGACGCTGACCATCCCCAGCCCCGAGGAGCAGCACGCCGGGCGCTACCGCTGCGCCGCCCGGAACCAGGTGGGCTACATcgaaaagctgctgctcctggaggtgGCCCAGAAGCCCAGCATCCTGACCCGGCCCGCAGGGCTGGTGAAGGCGGTCGGCGGGGAGCCTCTGTCCCTTCACTGCGCGGCCgagggcagccccaggcccaGGGTGGAGTGGACCCTGCCCGGGGGCCGGCTGCTGGAGCGGCCGCAGCTCAGCGGGCGCTTCGTGCTGCTGGAGAACGGCACCCTGCTCATCCGGGCCGCCTCGGCCCAGGACACCGGCAGTTACCTGTGCAGGGCCCACAACGAGGCCGGAGAGTCCTCCGCGGCCGTGGCCGTGGCGGTCACAGCCTTCGCCCCGCGGGTGGTGGGCAGACCGCCCGCAGCCGTCCACACCGCGCCGGGGGCGGCCGTGCAGCTCCACTGCGTCGCGCTGGGGATCCCCAAAGCGGACATCTCCTGGGAGTTACCTGACGGCTCCGTGCTCTCCGCAGCCCACCGGGGCCGCGGCTCTGGGGCCGAGCTGCTGCACCCCACGggcactctgctgctgcagaaccCCCGAGCCGCCAGCTCCGGCGTGTACAAGTGCACGGCGAGGAACGCGCTGGGCGCCGACACCGCGGTCACCCGCCTCCACGTCCTCTGA